From the Primulina tabacum isolate GXHZ01 chromosome 15, ASM2559414v2, whole genome shotgun sequence genome, one window contains:
- the LOC142526496 gene encoding uncharacterized protein LOC142526496 yields MTRRGKIAYRCRSRKKVWVKKKGSDESDEDYMVGEEEGLDESDDGNHSIFSEDESGESSGECEEEEEDDCELEEDLGKKKIRKVSRPRGRKGFQGRNNNGIVKPRKKKAVCSEEESQEDENFNGAKRRKKSRLSQDVEEDGGDDIQLWQGQEKPRNKTRVSSAEKYADYIEKHKKRRRVLYREEKGDDDYDYNINEEFAPDDDKGLLVTKRNRVTRLNRKAAAQIAKGQKRKRNSKVVKRTMRRKPRTQQVIRRCDRPDPDKEFRNQNRISQNEERVIKQVRGRRKKSSVDSDSDFLCSGSSDQDYTISEEERQQVRETAEFCRMRTSSLRDNNVSEVVRDEEVAPSQRKLPGKKGKEKLEEMTIEAGKQVCGICLSEEGKRTVRGILNCCSHYFCFACIMEWSMVESRCPLCKQRFATISRTARIDGKFNLGNAATPVPERDQVYQPSEEELRGYLDPYENVLCTECQQDGDDALMLLCDLCDSPAHTYCVGLGHEVPEVNWYCDGCKPTILGSSNAQTVNPTSDHRADHNLAVVSSPGVPVLETFNLNEFYMPDTPLTQITGHSSSPRHSIGDFQADSPSSGSVAFTLYERRRIQRQIHQLRNHRSRHSDRSSDVAQVSGSSLFGSQIGQKEVMAPKQTVTPASSNLFGSQIGQKGVMEPQQTVSPARIEQQNVYHQGRIPNRSNTFLNNREALSPRLSNVRGQILDNEASASRDHSLNGLPCNEFIGINLMIGRGLSNQQFHPSSSRLARGPDTSLSACQSIEMSHSPQEKEQVQTMVKSHLKSLSRDMEIGYRSFKDIARTSTHTILATVGLEHRQNEVYPVRTRPLSCDHFESRHTCPIQGQCCSCFDWFVRNVVREIMYTRVSVMPML; encoded by the exons ATGACAAGGAGGGGCAAGATTGCCTACAGATGTAGGTCCAGGAAGAAGGTTTGGGTAAAGAAAAAAGGTTCCGATGAATCAGATGAAGATTACATGGTGGGTGAAGAAGAAGGGCTTGATGAATCAGACGATGGAAATCATTCGATTTTTTCTGAGGATGAATCAGGAGAAAGTTCAGGGGAATGTGAGGAGGAGGAAGAAGATGATTGTGAACTTGAGGAGGATTTGGGAAAAAAGAAGATTAGGAAAGTTTCTAGACCTAGAGGGAGAAAGGGTTTTCAAGGGAGAAATAATAATGGAATTGTTAAGCCAAGAAAGAAAAAGGCTGTTTGTAGTGAAGAAGAAAGCCAAGAAGATGAAAATTTCAATGGTGCTAAACGGAGAAAGAAAAGTAGGTTATCACAAGATGTAGAAGAAGATGGTGGTGATGACATACAACTTTGGCAAGGACAagaaaaaccaagaaataaaacTCGGGTTTCATCTGCAGAAAAATATGCAGATTATATTGAGAAGCATAAAAAGAGAAGAAGAGTTTTGtatcgagaagagaaaggagATGATGATTATGATTACAACATTAATGAAGAATTTGCACCAGACGATGACAAAGGATTGCTTGTCACAAAGAGGAACAGGGTGACCAGGCTTAACAGGAAAGCTGCTGCTCAGATTGCGAAAGGGCAAAAGAGGAAGAGAAATTCTAAAGTGGTTAAAAGGACCATGAGAAGAAAACCGAGAACTCAACAAGTCATTAGAAGATGTGATAGACCTGATCCTGATAAGGAGTTTAGAAATCAGAATCGGATTTCACAGAACGAGGAAAGGGTCATTAAACAGGTCAGGGGAAGGAGGAAGAAGTCAAGCGTGGATTCTGATTCAGATTTCTTGTGTTCAGGGTCGAGTGATCAAGACTACACTATCTCTGAAGAGGAAAGACAACAAGTTAGAGAGACTGCTGAATTTTGCAGAATGAGGACCTCTAGTCTGAGGGATAACAATGTCTCGGAGGTTGTTCGTGATGAAGAAGTTGCGCCATCTCAAAGAAAACTTCCAGGAAAGAAGGGCAAGGAAAAGTTGGAAGAGATGACGATTGAGGCAGGGAAACAGGTCTGTGGGATTTGCCTATCTGAGGAGGGGAAGAGAACAGTCAGaggaatattaaattgttgcagTCACTACTTTTGCTTTGCTTGCATAATGGAGTGGTCAATGGTGGAATCTCGTTGCCCCCTCTGTAAGCAACGGTTTGCAACAATCAGTAGAACTGCACGAATTGATGGTAAATTTAATTTGGGGAATGCGGCTACTCCTGTTCCTGAGCGAGATCAG GTTTATCAACCATCGGAGGAGGAGCTCAGGGGCTATCTTGATCCGTATGAGAATGTTCTTTGTACGGAATGCCAACAAGACGGGGATGATGCACTTATGCTTCTCTGCGATCTTTGTGATTCACCTGCACACACATATTGTGTCGGTCTTGGGCATGAAGTACCTGAAGTAAATTGGTACTGTGATGGCTGTAAGCCAACCATTCTTGGTTCTTCAAATGCACAAACTGTGAATCCAACCTCTGATCATCGAGCAGATCACAATCTGGCTGTTGTTTCATCTCCTGGCGTCCCTGTCCTTGAAACTTTTAATCTCAATGAGTTTTATATGCCTGACACACCATTGACTCAAATAACTGGACACTCTTCATCTCCTAGGCATTCTATTGGAGATTTTCAGGCTGACTCCCCTTCATCTGGGTCAGTGGCGTTTACTCTTTATGAAAGACGACGAATACAGAGACAGATACATCAACTTCGTAATCACAGAAGTAGACACTCAGATAGGAGTAGTGATGTCGCCCAAGTATCAGGTAGCAGTCTTTTCGGCTCTCAAATTGGTCAAAAAGAGGTAATGGCACCTAAACAGACTGTTACTCCAGCAAGTAGCAATCTTTTTGGCTCTCAAATTGGTCAAAAAGGGGTAATGGAACCTCAACAGACTGTTTCTCCAGCAAGAATTGAACAGCAAAATGTTTATCACCAGGGAAGAATACCCAACCGTTCAAACACCTTTCTTAATAATAGGGAAGCCCTTTCTCCAAGATTAAGCAATGTGAGGGGACAAATACTTGACAATGAAGCTTCTGCATCCAGGGATCACTCACTTAATGGACTGCCCTGTAATGAGTTTATTGGGATCAACCTTATGATTGGTCGGGGTTTGAGTAATCAGCAATTCCATCCTTCTAGTAGCCGGTTGGCCCGGGGCCCTGATACTAGCTTATCAGCATGTCAAAGTATAGAGATGAGCCACTCACCTCAAGAGAAGGAACAAGTTCAGACAATGGTTAAAAGTCATTTAAAGAGCTTGTCCAGAGATATGGAAATAG GCTACAGAAGCTTCAAGGACATTGCAAGGACCTCTACACACACGATTTTAGCTACTGTTGGACTTGAGCACCGGCAGAACGAAGTATACCCAGTACGTACACGGCCTTTAAGCTGTGACCACTTTGAGAGTCGACACACATGTCCAATTCAAGGCCAATGTTGTTCTTGTTTTGACTGGTTTGTCAGAAATGTGGTGAGGGAAATAATGTATACCCGAGTTTCTGTTATGCCGATGCTTTAG